From Streptomyces zhihengii, the proteins below share one genomic window:
- a CDS encoding DinB family protein, with translation MSNPRCDLLRWQFDMCWSLFDYHLERLEPGDFLWEAADLSWTVRPDAAGNWLPDWADTEPDPLPVPTIGWLSWHIGWWWSTAVDHAGGRTPRERTDITWPGSGPAAVAWLRDLRTQWLAVLDELTDADLDAASTLPWQTPPDNTVGHMLAWLNAELMKNVAEIGQLRLLRAASQQ, from the coding sequence ATGAGCAATCCCCGCTGCGATCTGCTGCGCTGGCAGTTCGACATGTGCTGGTCGCTGTTCGACTACCACCTGGAGCGGCTGGAGCCCGGCGACTTCCTGTGGGAGGCCGCCGATCTGTCGTGGACGGTGCGTCCGGACGCCGCCGGCAACTGGCTGCCCGACTGGGCCGACACCGAGCCCGACCCCCTCCCCGTCCCCACCATCGGCTGGCTGAGCTGGCACATCGGCTGGTGGTGGAGCACTGCCGTCGACCACGCAGGAGGACGCACGCCCCGGGAGCGTACGGACATCACGTGGCCGGGCAGCGGACCGGCGGCCGTCGCCTGGCTCCGGGACCTGCGTACCCAGTGGCTGGCGGTCCTCGACGAACTCACCGACGCCGACCTGGATGCAGCCTCCACACTGCCGTGGCAGACCCCGCCGGACAACACCGTCGGACACATGCTCGCCTGGCTGAACGCCGAACTGATGAAGAACGTCGCCGAGATCGGGCAGTTGCGGCTGCTGCGGGCGGCGTCGCAGCAATAG
- a CDS encoding magnesium and cobalt transport protein CorA, with protein MSVVKSLRKVARLARRPRRVDLSHPARSPLGSTVVNCVAYRAGRRITGGVPVEETVRQVRRHGDGFVWIGLHEPSEEEFAGIVELFGLHPLAVEDAVHAHQRPKLEQYGEVVFTVFKTVTYVEHEQLTATSEVVDTGEIMVFTGRDFVVTVRHGRHGSLGPLREALESDAEQLAKGPAAVLHAIADHVADDYLAVADAIQEDIDQVETDVFSPQSSTAANAGRVYQLKRELLEFKRAVVPLSRPLTALATEPCPAIDAGMRPYFRDVADHVARATDQIASFDNLIDSILQAHLAQVTVAQNEDMRKITAWAAVIAVPTMVCGVYGMNFAHMPELRWTYGYPLVLAVIATACALIHRGFKRNGWL; from the coding sequence ATGTCGGTGGTCAAGAGCCTGCGCAAGGTGGCACGCCTGGCGCGGCGACCGCGCCGTGTCGACCTCAGCCACCCCGCCCGCTCACCGCTCGGCAGCACGGTCGTCAACTGCGTCGCCTACCGCGCGGGCCGCCGGATCACGGGCGGGGTCCCCGTCGAGGAGACCGTCCGGCAGGTCCGCAGGCACGGGGACGGCTTCGTCTGGATCGGCCTGCACGAGCCGTCCGAGGAGGAGTTCGCGGGCATCGTGGAGCTCTTCGGCCTCCACCCCCTGGCCGTCGAGGACGCCGTCCACGCACACCAGCGCCCGAAGCTGGAGCAGTACGGCGAGGTCGTGTTCACCGTGTTCAAGACGGTCACCTACGTCGAGCACGAGCAGCTCACCGCCACCAGCGAAGTCGTCGACACCGGCGAGATCATGGTCTTCACCGGCCGCGACTTCGTGGTGACCGTCCGGCACGGCCGCCACGGCTCTCTCGGCCCGCTGCGCGAAGCCCTGGAGTCCGACGCCGAACAGCTCGCCAAGGGCCCCGCGGCGGTCCTGCACGCGATCGCGGACCACGTCGCCGACGACTACCTCGCCGTGGCCGACGCCATCCAGGAGGACATCGACCAGGTCGAGACCGACGTGTTCTCGCCCCAGAGCTCCACGGCCGCCAACGCCGGCCGGGTCTACCAGCTCAAGCGCGAACTCCTCGAGTTCAAGCGCGCCGTCGTCCCGCTCTCACGACCGCTCACCGCGCTCGCCACCGAACCGTGTCCCGCGATCGACGCCGGGATGAGGCCGTACTTCCGGGACGTCGCCGACCATGTCGCCCGTGCCACCGACCAGATCGCCTCCTTCGACAACCTGATCGACTCGATCCTCCAGGCGCACCTGGCGCAGGTGACCGTCGCCCAGAACGAGGACATGCGCAAGATCACCGCCTGGGCCGCCGTCATCGCCGTCCCGACGATGGTCTGCGGCGTCTACGGCATGAACTTCGCGCACATGCCCGAACTCCGCTGGACCTACGGCTATCCCCTCGTCCTCGCCGTGATCGCCACCGCCTGCGCCCTCATCCACCGCGGGTTCAAGCGCAACGGCTGGCTGTGA
- a CDS encoding RidA family protein: MAVQHVTPPGMLSPVPYHHVAVGTGTRHIHVSGQIARRADGAPVAPGDLAGQVAQALRNTAVGLTGAGATFADVLRLTFYVTGWTPEKIGDFMAGVESVAGEIGLPAPLPPASLIGVEYLFEPDVLVEVEATALVD, encoded by the coding sequence ATGGCCGTTCAGCACGTCACCCCGCCGGGCATGCTCAGCCCGGTGCCCTACCACCACGTCGCCGTGGGCACAGGGACGAGGCACATCCACGTCAGCGGCCAGATCGCACGCCGGGCCGACGGGGCCCCCGTCGCACCCGGCGATCTGGCCGGACAGGTCGCCCAGGCGCTGCGCAACACGGCCGTCGGACTGACGGGCGCCGGTGCGACCTTCGCGGACGTGCTGCGCCTGACGTTCTACGTGACCGGGTGGACCCCGGAGAAGATCGGCGACTTCATGGCCGGTGTCGAATCCGTCGCCGGGGAGATCGGCCTCCCGGCACCCCTGCCCCCGGCCTCCCTCATCGGGGTCGAGTACCTCTTCGAGCCGGATGTCCTCGTCGAGGTCGAGGCGACGGCGCTCGTGGACTGA
- a CDS encoding winged helix-turn-helix transcriptional regulator: MDTADGVRIAAPHRELLDQILDKWSLSVLNELCERPCRFNELRRAVPQVTQKSLTATLRRLERNGVIEREVVSTRPVAVRYRITPLGKTLRPPVDVLLAWASRNMPAVERAREVFDGGEEAGA; this comes from the coding sequence ATGGATACCGCCGACGGGGTCCGTATCGCCGCCCCGCACCGCGAGCTGCTCGACCAGATCCTCGACAAGTGGTCGCTCAGCGTCCTCAACGAGCTCTGCGAGCGACCGTGCCGCTTCAACGAACTGCGCCGGGCCGTCCCCCAGGTCACGCAGAAGTCCCTCACCGCCACGCTCCGGCGCCTGGAGCGCAACGGTGTGATCGAACGCGAGGTCGTCTCCACCCGCCCCGTGGCGGTCAGGTACCGGATCACACCCCTGGGCAAGACCCTCCGGCCTCCCGTCGACGTGCTGCTGGCCTGGGCCTCGCGGAACATGCCCGCCGTCGAGCGGGCACGCGAGGTCTTCGACGGAGGTGAGGAGGCCGGGGCGTGA
- a CDS encoding GNAT family N-acetyltransferase, translated as MPPSLHLREITPDNFENAVALRVRPDQEHLVAPVVKSLAEAYVHPGTAWPRLICDGDEAVGFLMAFFDIDRTGGGTDFRSGLWRLNIADGQQGRGLGRFAVRSVADEIRRRGGTRLTTTWHPGPDGPAGFYRALGFRPTGETSGDQTVGVLELS; from the coding sequence ATGCCCCCTTCGCTGCACCTGCGGGAGATCACTCCTGACAACTTCGAGAACGCCGTCGCCCTCAGGGTCCGCCCCGACCAGGAACACCTGGTGGCACCCGTGGTGAAGTCACTCGCCGAGGCGTACGTCCACCCCGGCACCGCCTGGCCCCGGCTCATCTGCGACGGCGACGAGGCCGTCGGGTTCCTCATGGCCTTCTTCGACATCGACCGGACCGGCGGGGGAACCGACTTCCGCTCGGGGCTCTGGCGTCTCAACATCGCCGACGGACAGCAGGGCCGCGGCCTCGGACGCTTCGCCGTGCGGTCCGTCGCCGACGAGATCCGGCGCCGCGGAGGCACGCGGCTGACGACCACCTGGCATCCCGGACCGGACGGCCCGGCGGGTTTCTACCGGGCACTCGGCTTCCGCCCGACCGGAGAGACCAGCGGGGACCAGACGGTGGGCGTGCTGGAACTGAGCTGA
- a CDS encoding molybdopterin-dependent oxidoreductase, with translation MSRPNAAPRPAPATTPAPAGSLTLWGDVAGPVTLTVADLRRDWEQHRAEVVFDCATAGPQHHTFSGPLLREVATRARPRFDPARRKERSRFLLAVSGGDGHHTLVSWAEIDADFGDAPVLLATVMDDQALDRPGPQLVVPSDRCGARYVSAVTGIWIGSPPGRTPPGARP, from the coding sequence ATGAGCCGACCGAACGCCGCACCCCGCCCCGCGCCCGCCACCACCCCGGCACCCGCCGGATCCCTCACGCTGTGGGGAGACGTGGCCGGGCCCGTCACCCTCACCGTCGCCGACCTCCGCCGGGACTGGGAGCAGCACCGGGCCGAGGTCGTCTTCGACTGCGCCACCGCGGGGCCCCAGCACCACACCTTCAGCGGGCCTCTCCTGCGCGAGGTCGCCACCCGGGCGCGACCGCGCTTCGACCCCGCCCGGCGCAAGGAGCGCTCCCGCTTCCTGCTCGCCGTGAGCGGCGGCGACGGGCATCACACGCTCGTGTCCTGGGCGGAGATCGACGCCGATTTCGGCGACGCCCCCGTCCTGCTGGCGACGGTGATGGACGATCAGGCGCTCGATCGGCCGGGCCCGCAGCTCGTCGTCCCGTCCGACCGGTGCGGCGCCCGCTACGTCAGCGCCGTCACGGGGATCTGGATCGGGTCTCCGCCCGGAAGGACACCGCCGGGCGCGCGCCCGTGA
- a CDS encoding molybdopterin-dependent oxidoreductase — MSFGVHVNGRFARDEPRAGQCLRTYLRERGWFGVKKGCDAGDCGACTVHVDGEPVHSCLYPAVRARGRSVTTVEGLASPDGELHPVQRRFLDAQGYQCGFCTAGFLMTTAALEAERGTPDDDGKLDDLPRAFKGNICRCTGYRAIEDAVRGTRHVERPCAGAAVGRNVAAPAGPQVVTGTARYTFDVEVPGLLHMKLLRSPHPHARILAVDTAAALRVPGVHAVLTHEDAPATLYSSARHEHPTEDPDDTRVLDDVVRYVGQRVAAVVADSEQAAEEGCRRIEVTYEVLPHVTDPEEAMRPGAPVVHAGKGPEARIARVADNVAGEVHGEIGDVERGLAEADVVYEGTFRTQRVQHASLETHGCVAYFEPKEDGSGERLTVRSSTQTPFLTRRALCALYGLPEDGVRVVAGRVGGGFGGKQEMLTEDIVTLAALRLRRPVKLEYTRAEQFHGATTRHPFTIGITMGARADGTLTAVRMRVVANTGAYGNHGPAVMFHSVGESFAVYRAPHKKVDAWSVYTNVVPAGAFRGYGLGQVTFAVESVMDELARRLGMDPLAFREKNVIGPGEGMHSPIGEEEDLHIASYGLDQCLSVVRGALEEDRSAEDAPEGWMVGQGAALAMIATGPPGGHHADARVSLLEDGRYDIAVGTAEFGNGTTTVHQQITAGALNTTEDRLTVRQSDTDVVRHDTGAFGSAGTVVAGKAVLLAATALAERLRGLAARHTGVARHLCVLGAESVDCAGRTVSLKELYEAGHALGAAGELAADGHWGGSPRSVAFNAQWFRLAVDPGTGEIRILRSVHAADAGKVMNPMQCRGQVEGGVAQALGATLFENVRVDGRGEVTTAAFRRYRLPQYADVPRTEVHFTETSDAIGPLGAKSMSESPFNPVAPAFANALCDATGIRFTELPVTRDRLWLALDRRQRGMGE, encoded by the coding sequence ATGAGCTTCGGCGTCCACGTCAACGGCCGCTTCGCGCGGGACGAGCCGCGCGCCGGCCAGTGTCTGCGCACCTACCTGCGCGAGCGCGGCTGGTTCGGGGTGAAGAAGGGCTGCGACGCGGGGGACTGCGGCGCCTGCACCGTGCACGTCGACGGCGAGCCCGTGCACAGCTGCCTGTATCCCGCCGTGCGGGCGCGCGGCCGGTCCGTCACCACGGTGGAGGGCCTCGCCTCGCCGGACGGCGAACTCCATCCCGTGCAGAGGAGGTTCCTCGACGCGCAGGGCTACCAGTGCGGCTTCTGCACCGCGGGCTTCCTGATGACGACGGCCGCCCTGGAGGCCGAGCGCGGCACCCCGGACGACGACGGCAAGCTCGACGACCTCCCCCGCGCCTTCAAGGGCAACATCTGCCGCTGCACCGGCTACCGGGCGATCGAGGACGCCGTCCGCGGCACGCGGCACGTCGAACGGCCCTGCGCGGGAGCGGCCGTGGGCCGCAACGTCGCCGCGCCCGCCGGCCCGCAGGTCGTCACCGGGACGGCGCGCTACACCTTCGACGTCGAGGTGCCGGGACTGCTCCACATGAAGCTGCTGCGCTCCCCGCACCCGCACGCCCGCATCCTCGCCGTCGACACCGCCGCCGCACTGCGGGTGCCCGGGGTGCACGCCGTCCTCACCCACGAGGACGCCCCCGCGACCCTCTACTCCAGCGCCCGGCACGAGCACCCGACGGAGGATCCCGACGACACCCGCGTCCTGGACGACGTGGTGCGGTACGTGGGCCAGCGGGTCGCGGCCGTCGTCGCGGACAGCGAGCAGGCGGCCGAGGAGGGCTGCCGCCGGATCGAGGTGACCTACGAGGTGCTGCCGCACGTCACCGACCCGGAGGAGGCGATGCGGCCCGGCGCCCCCGTCGTCCACGCCGGCAAGGGGCCCGAGGCGCGGATCGCCCGCGTCGCGGACAACGTCGCGGGCGAGGTGCACGGCGAGATCGGGGACGTCGAACGGGGCCTCGCCGAGGCGGACGTCGTGTACGAGGGCACCTTCCGCACCCAGCGCGTGCAGCACGCGAGCCTGGAGACGCACGGCTGCGTCGCGTACTTCGAGCCGAAGGAGGACGGTTCGGGCGAGCGGCTGACGGTGCGGTCCTCCACGCAGACCCCGTTCCTGACCCGGCGGGCGCTGTGCGCGCTGTACGGACTGCCGGAGGACGGGGTGCGGGTGGTGGCGGGCCGGGTCGGCGGCGGGTTCGGCGGCAAGCAGGAGATGCTCACCGAGGACATCGTGACGCTGGCCGCGCTGAGGCTGCGCCGGCCGGTGAAGCTGGAGTACACCCGCGCCGAGCAGTTCCACGGGGCGACCACGCGGCACCCGTTCACCATCGGCATCACGATGGGGGCGCGCGCGGACGGCACCCTCACCGCCGTGCGGATGCGGGTGGTGGCGAACACCGGGGCCTACGGCAACCACGGCCCCGCGGTGATGTTCCACAGCGTCGGCGAGTCCTTCGCCGTGTACCGCGCCCCGCACAAGAAGGTCGACGCCTGGTCCGTCTACACCAACGTCGTCCCGGCCGGCGCCTTCCGCGGCTACGGGCTCGGACAGGTCACGTTCGCGGTCGAGTCCGTCATGGACGAGCTCGCCCGCCGCCTCGGCATGGATCCGCTGGCCTTCCGCGAGAAGAACGTCATCGGTCCCGGCGAGGGCATGCACAGCCCGATCGGTGAGGAGGAGGACCTGCACATCGCCTCCTACGGGCTCGACCAGTGCCTGTCCGTGGTGCGCGGCGCGCTGGAGGAGGACCGGAGCGCCGAGGACGCCCCCGAGGGGTGGATGGTCGGACAGGGCGCCGCCCTGGCGATGATCGCCACCGGCCCGCCGGGCGGGCACCACGCCGACGCCCGGGTGTCCCTCCTGGAGGACGGCAGATACGACATCGCCGTCGGCACGGCGGAGTTCGGCAACGGCACCACCACCGTCCACCAGCAGATCACCGCGGGCGCCCTGAACACCACGGAGGACCGGCTCACCGTCCGGCAGTCCGACACCGACGTCGTCCGGCACGACACCGGCGCCTTCGGCTCGGCCGGCACCGTCGTCGCAGGCAAGGCCGTGCTGCTGGCGGCGACGGCGCTGGCCGAGCGGCTGCGCGGCCTCGCCGCACGCCACACGGGCGTGGCCCGGCACCTGTGCGTGCTGGGCGCCGAGTCCGTCGACTGCGCCGGACGGACCGTCAGCCTCAAGGAGCTGTACGAGGCGGGGCACGCCCTCGGCGCGGCCGGCGAGCTGGCCGCCGACGGACACTGGGGCGGCTCGCCGCGCTCGGTGGCGTTCAACGCCCAGTGGTTCCGTCTCGCCGTCGACCCCGGCACCGGGGAGATCCGCATCCTGCGCAGCGTCCACGCCGCCGACGCCGGCAAGGTCATGAACCCCATGCAGTGCCGCGGCCAGGTCGAGGGCGGGGTCGCCCAGGCGCTGGGCGCCACCCTCTTCGAGAACGTGCGGGTGGACGGGCGGGGCGAGGTCACCACGGCCGCGTTCCGCCGCTACCGGCTCCCGCAGTACGCCGACGTGCCCCGCACCGAGGTGCACTTCACCGAGACGTCCGACGCGATCGGGCCGCTCGGCGCCAAGTCGATGAGCGAGAGCCCCTTCAACCCCGTCGCCCCGGCCTTCGCCAACGCGCTGTGCGACGCCACGGGCATCCGTTTCACCGAACTGCCCGTCACCCGGGACCGCCTCTGGCTCGCCCTCGACCGGCGGCAGCGGGGCATGGGGGAATAG
- a CDS encoding FAD binding domain-containing protein: MDLNTIAGIRGAHRREPWRPGDAWLGGGTYLFSEPQPHLRRLVDLSRMGWEPLTHRADGSLEIAATCTIAQLARFGRRSPAAAAPLFEQCCRAFLASFKIWNMATVGGNLCNALPAGPMISLTAALDGSCLLLAQDGATREVKAADFVRGEGAKDLAEGELLRSVTLPARALGCRTAFRQVSLYGLGRSAALVIGTLDPVDGSLAVTVTAATTRPFRLWFPLPPTAAHLRAAVDSAVSAAEWFDDIHGLPEWRRHMGLRLAEEVRRELTGTGPLEGAR; the protein is encoded by the coding sequence ATGGACCTGAACACGATCGCCGGCATACGGGGCGCGCACCGGCGCGAACCCTGGCGTCCGGGCGACGCATGGCTGGGGGGCGGGACGTATCTGTTCTCCGAGCCGCAGCCGCACCTGCGCCGGCTGGTGGACCTGAGCCGGATGGGCTGGGAGCCGCTGACGCACCGTGCGGACGGCTCGCTGGAGATCGCCGCCACCTGCACGATCGCGCAGCTCGCCCGGTTCGGCCGGCGTTCTCCCGCCGCCGCCGCGCCCCTGTTCGAGCAGTGCTGCCGGGCCTTCCTCGCCTCGTTCAAGATCTGGAACATGGCGACGGTCGGCGGCAACCTGTGCAACGCCCTCCCGGCCGGGCCGATGATCTCGCTGACCGCCGCACTCGACGGGAGCTGCCTGCTGCTGGCACAGGACGGGGCGACGCGCGAGGTGAAAGCGGCCGACTTCGTACGGGGCGAGGGGGCCAAGGACCTCGCCGAGGGCGAGTTGCTGCGGTCGGTGACCCTGCCCGCACGGGCGCTGGGGTGCCGGACGGCGTTCCGTCAGGTGTCCCTGTACGGCCTCGGCCGCTCCGCCGCGCTGGTGATCGGGACGCTCGACCCGGTGGACGGCTCACTCGCGGTGACGGTGACCGCGGCCACCACCCGCCCGTTCCGCCTCTGGTTCCCGCTGCCGCCCACGGCGGCGCACCTCCGGGCGGCCGTCGACTCCGCCGTGTCGGCGGCCGAGTGGTTCGACGACATCCACGGACTGCCCGAGTGGCGGCGGCACATGGGCCTGCGCCTCGCCGAGGAGGTCCGCCGCGAACTGACCGGGACCGGCCCCCTGGAGGGTGCGCGATGA
- a CDS encoding PucR family transcriptional regulator — MHVGHLLRTDRLDLTLVWGDEALLGQEIAGVTATDLEDPARFLQPGEIVLSGLVWWNRDDSGGKADRFVAALHRAGAVALLAGEETHGHVPRVLADACRRHRIALIAVPSHTSFRAVTESVYLRQWGDLSGRPGAHHALPENVRLDLDRALEGGEPVDRLLDRAFAHLGAPACHLLTPSGRTVARTADAARLGAREAVAALGGGQGTTLRVEAEGTGFDTWYLHLPEAGQVPPRALAEISELLGRHRRREDRRRAGRGPAGARLIEAVGALRADTDRLRRALGSCGLAGRSAYTVVAAALEPNGGAGADGVAALTEALSHLPSPAFAVALGEADEATAILAHEDGAGGEVRERLAGVWPLIHSCRPESAWHAGVSEPVAATALPTALTQARYGLAAARGATPPSPRVVALRDLGGLAPLLAGVPASVRDVYRETALGPLSRAGRGSGAMLLETLETFLAHDCSWARTAEALHVHVNTVHYRVERIEALTGRDLSRLDDRADLRAALLCR; from the coding sequence ATGCACGTCGGCCATCTCCTCCGGACCGACCGTCTGGACCTGACCCTCGTCTGGGGCGACGAGGCACTGCTCGGCCAGGAGATCGCGGGGGTCACCGCGACCGATCTGGAGGACCCGGCGCGCTTCCTCCAGCCCGGCGAGATCGTGCTCAGCGGACTCGTGTGGTGGAACCGGGACGACTCGGGGGGCAAGGCGGACCGGTTCGTGGCCGCCTTGCACCGGGCGGGAGCCGTGGCGCTCCTCGCCGGCGAGGAGACCCACGGGCACGTGCCCCGCGTACTCGCCGATGCCTGCCGCAGACACCGCATCGCCCTCATCGCCGTCCCGTCGCACACCAGCTTCCGGGCCGTCACCGAATCGGTGTACCTGCGGCAGTGGGGAGATCTCAGCGGGCGGCCCGGCGCCCACCACGCCCTGCCGGAGAACGTCCGGCTGGACCTCGACCGGGCGCTGGAGGGCGGGGAGCCGGTGGACCGGCTGCTCGACCGGGCCTTCGCCCATCTCGGCGCGCCCGCGTGCCATCTGCTCACCCCCAGCGGACGCACCGTCGCCCGCACCGCCGATGCCGCCCGGCTGGGCGCGCGCGAGGCCGTGGCGGCGCTGGGCGGTGGGCAGGGCACGACGCTTCGTGTCGAAGCCGAGGGCACCGGCTTCGACACCTGGTACCTGCACCTGCCGGAGGCGGGACAGGTCCCGCCGAGGGCCCTCGCGGAGATATCCGAACTCCTGGGCCGGCACCGGCGCCGTGAGGACCGGCGGCGGGCGGGGCGCGGCCCGGCCGGGGCCCGGCTGATCGAGGCCGTCGGCGCCCTGCGCGCCGACACCGACCGCCTCCGGCGCGCGCTGGGCTCCTGCGGGCTGGCCGGCCGGTCCGCCTACACGGTCGTCGCCGCGGCCCTGGAACCCAACGGGGGCGCCGGCGCCGACGGCGTCGCCGCGCTCACCGAGGCCCTGAGCCACCTGCCGTCCCCCGCCTTCGCCGTCGCCCTGGGCGAGGCCGACGAGGCGACGGCGATCCTCGCGCACGAGGACGGCGCGGGCGGCGAGGTGCGCGAACGCCTGGCGGGGGTGTGGCCGCTGATCCACTCCTGCCGGCCGGAGAGCGCCTGGCATGCCGGTGTGAGCGAACCCGTCGCCGCCACGGCTCTGCCCACGGCGCTGACGCAGGCCCGGTACGGGCTCGCCGCGGCCCGTGGCGCGACACCGCCGTCGCCGCGGGTGGTCGCGCTCCGTGACCTGGGCGGGCTGGCTCCGCTCCTCGCCGGTGTCCCGGCTTCCGTGCGCGACGTCTATCGCGAGACCGCTCTGGGGCCGCTGTCGCGGGCCGGGCGAGGGTCGGGCGCCATGCTGCTGGAGACCCTGGAGACCTTCCTGGCGCACGACTGCTCCTGGGCGCGGACCGCCGAGGCCCTGCACGTCCACGTGAACACGGTCCACTACCGCGTCGAACGCATCGAGGCCCTCACCGGCCGCGACCTGTCCCGCCTCGACGACCGGGCGGACCTGCGTGCCGCGCTACTGTGCCGCTGA